The following are encoded together in the Salvia hispanica cultivar TCC Black 2014 chromosome 6, UniMelb_Shisp_WGS_1.0, whole genome shotgun sequence genome:
- the LOC125194462 gene encoding G-type lectin S-receptor-like serine/threonine-protein kinase At4g27290 isoform X2 yields MAQLIFSAVVASLLYSIAFVSVRADNQRLVSNETLAFGHTLISQNQVFEIGFFSPGKSLNRFLGIWYKNTPDVVVWVANRNHPISASESPVLMISENASLVISSGTSIIWSANNASGVASSNPVLHLLDSGNLVLVDDTSTTTEEYLWQSFDYPTDTLIPGMEMVDDSEAGVEKYLTSWTSPDDPSPGDFVFKIENRGLALADMVVLEGARKRYRLGPWNGMHFSGYQIYPNPIFKIAFVFKQQRLVSLGEPYEISYLVRTTLHTSGMILRHTMNLRKDKWNLATVFPLDACDEYAACGPNCICRSDRPIRCECLRGFAPKFQSDWDHQDWSGGCTRTKPLNCNGGDGFRQVRGVKYPDLLRFWLNTSMSLDECKAECLKNCTCTAYANSFITNGGTGCLMWFGELIDTKQHSIADSKQNVYIRVPVSELDFNTGLEEEEEKEKKNPMGIILISIVSGVLISAFINGGVLLMARLKRRVKENNEDLELPMIEMATIVQATNNFSMENMIGVGGFGPVYKGNMPSGEEIAVKRLSRCSRQGIEEFRSEVMMIAKLQHRNLIRVLGCGIEEEERMLIYEYLQNKSLDYFVFDHTRRTLLTWPKRYDIIMGIARGLLYLHHDSRLKIIHRDLKTSNILLDGNLTPKISDFELARIFQEDQSLAKTKRVVGTYGYMAPEYLMDGKYSEKSDIFSLGVVLLEIISGKRNRGYEHSDHYHNLLGHAWLLWQENRIVELMDECLYDTFAECEVKRCMQVGLLCVQKFAEDRPVMSSVVSMLGSDGAVLPEPKEPGFFMERSCGTSPYIESENDTITITDLEAR; encoded by the exons ATGGCGCAACTAATTTTCAGTGCAGTTGTCGCCTCACTGCTTTACTCCATTGCCTTTGTGAGTGTAAGAGCTGACAATCAAAGACTTGTTTCAAATGAAACGCTTGCTTTTGGCCACACTTTGATCTCTCAAAACCAAGTCTTTGAAATCGGATTTTTCTCGCCTGGAAAATCTTTGAATAGATTCTTGGGAATATGGTACAAGAACACACCAGATGTTGTAGTCTGGGTGGCCAACAGAAACCATCCCATTTCTGCCTCAGAATCACCAGTTTTGATGATTTCTGAAAATGCAAGTCTTGTTATAAGCAGTGGCACAAGCATCATCTGGTCGGCGAATAATGCATCAGGCGTGGCATCATCAAATCCAGTTTTACACCTCCTGGATTCTGGAAACTTGGTTCTTGTAGACGACACGAGCACAACAACAGAAGAGTACCTATGGCAGAGTTTTGATTATCCAACAGACACCTTGATACCAGGAATGGAGATGGTGGATGATAGTGAGGCTGGAGTCGAAAAGTATTTGACGTCATGGACAAGTCCGGATGATCCTTCTCCAGGTGATTTTGTTTTCAAGATCGAAAACCGAGGCTTGGCCTTGGCTGATATGGTGGTTCTTGAGGGGGCACGGAAAAGATACCGGCTTGGACCGTGGAATGGAATGCACTTTTCCGGTTATCAAATATATCCCAATCCCATTTTCAAGATAGCCTTTGTTTTCAAACAACAGAGGTTGGTCTCCTTGGGAGAGCCCTACGAGATCTCATATTTGGTACGAACAACGTTACATACGTCTGGTATGATCCTGCGCCATACGATGAATCTCAGAAAAGACAAGTGGAATCTTGCCACCGTGTTCCCCCTGGATGCATGCGATGAATATGCTGCTTGTGGTCCTAACTGTATCTGTAGATCCGACAGGCCAATCAGATGCGAGTGTTTAAGGGGATTTGCCCCGAAGTTCCAAAGCGATTGGGACCATCAAGATTGGTCGGGTGGATGCACTAGAACTAAACCATTGAATTGCAATGGTGGAGATGGATTTCGACAGGTTAGAGGGGTCAAGTATCCTGATTTGTTGCGGTTTTGGTTAAATACAAGCATGAGCCTTGATGAGTGCAAAGCTGAGTGCTTAAAAAACTGTACTTGCACTGCTTATGCTAATTCCTTCATTACTAATGGAGGCACTGGCTGCTTGATGTGGTTCGGTGAACTCATTGATACCAAACAGCATTCTATAGCAGACAGTAAGCAGAACGTCTATATCCGTGTTCCGGTTTCTGAACTAG ATTTTAACACGGGTttagaggaggaggaggagaaggagaagaaaaatcCTATGGGGATAATACTGATATCGATTGTTTCTGGTGTTCTCATCTCAGCTTTTATCAACGGAGGCGTACTTTTAATGGCAAGACTAAAGAGGCGAG TGAAAGAGAATAATGAAGATCTAGAATTACCTATGATCGAAATGGCAACTATTGTGCAAGCAACAAATAATTTCTCCATGGAAAACATGATTGGAGTTGGAGGCTTCGGTCCTGTTTACAAG GGGAACATGCCATCAGGAGAAGAAATCGCAGTCAAAAGATTGTCCAGATGTTCAAGACAAGGTATTGAAGAGTTTAGAAGTGAAGTTATGATGATTGCAAAACTTCAACATAGAAACCTCATCAGAGTATTGGGATGTGGCATTGAAGAAGAGGAAAGGATGCTAATCTATGAATACCTACAAAACAAAAGCCTcgattattttgtttttg ATCACACTCGAAGAACATTGTTGACATGGCCTAAGCGTTATGATATTATCATGGGAATTGCAAGGGGACTGTTATATCTTCATCACGATTCCAGATTAAAGATTATTCATAGGGATCTCAAAACAAGCAATATTTTACTAGATGGAAATTTAACTCCAAAAATATCAGATTTTGAGTTAGCAAGAATTTTCCAAGAGGATCAGTCGCTTGCTAAAACAAAACGAGTTGTTGGAACATA TGGATACATGGCTCCCGAATATTTGATGGACGGGAAATACTCGGAGAAATCAGACATCTTTAGTCTTGGAGTGGTGTTGTTAGAGATAATCAGCGGGAAAAGGAACAGAGGATATGAGCACTCAGATCACTATCATAACCTCTTGGGCCat GCATGGTTGCTGTGGCAAGAAAACAGGATTGTAGAGTTGATGGATGAATGTTTGTATGATACGTTTGCGGAGTGTGAAGTGAAGAGATGCATGCAAGTGGGGTTATTGTGTGTTCAGAAATTTGCAGAGGATAGGCCAGTCATGTCGTCCGTGGTTTCAATGTTAGGAAGTGATGGAGCAGTTCTGCCCGAACCAAAAGAACCCGGGTTTTTTATGGAAAGAAGTTGCGGCACATCACCATATATTGAGTCAGAGAATGATACAATCACTATTACTGACTTGGAGGCCAGATGA
- the LOC125194462 gene encoding G-type lectin S-receptor-like serine/threonine-protein kinase At4g27290 isoform X3: MAQLIFSAVVASLLYSIAFVSVRADNQRLVSNETLAFGHTLISQNQVFEIGFFSPGKSLNRFLGIWYKNTPDVVVWVANRNHPISASESPVLMISENASLVISSGTSIIWSANNASGVASSNPVLHLLDSGNLVLVDDTSTTTEEYLWQSFDYPTDTLIPGMEMVDDSEAGVEKYLTSWTSPDDPSPGDFVFKIENRGLALADMVVLEGARKRYRLGPWNGMHFSGYQIYPNPIFKIAFVFKQQRLVSLGEPYEISYLVRTTLHTSGMILRHTMNLRKDKWNLATVFPLDACDEYAACGPNCICRSDRPIRCECLRGFAPKFQSDWDHQDWSGGCTRTKPLNCNGGDGFRQVRGVKYPDLLRFWLNTSMSLDECKAECLKNCTCTAYANSFITNGGTGCLMWFGELIDTKQHSIADSKQNVYIRVPVSELAFINGGVLLMARLKRRAVKENNEDLELPMIEMATIVQATNNFSMENMIGVGGFGPVYKGNMPSGEEIAVKRLSRCSRQGIEEFRSEVMMIAKLQHRNLIRVLGCGIEEEERMLIYEYLQNKSLDYFVFDHTRRTLLTWPKRYDIIMGIARGLLYLHHDSRLKIIHRDLKTSNILLDGNLTPKISDFELARIFQEDQSLAKTKRVVGTYGYMAPEYLMDGKYSEKSDIFSLGVVLLEIISGKRNRGYEHSDHYHNLLGHAWLLWQENRIVELMDECLYDTFAECEVKRCMQVGLLCVQKFAEDRPVMSSVVSMLGSDGAVLPEPKEPGFFMERSCGTSPYIESENDTITITDLEAR; the protein is encoded by the exons ATGGCGCAACTAATTTTCAGTGCAGTTGTCGCCTCACTGCTTTACTCCATTGCCTTTGTGAGTGTAAGAGCTGACAATCAAAGACTTGTTTCAAATGAAACGCTTGCTTTTGGCCACACTTTGATCTCTCAAAACCAAGTCTTTGAAATCGGATTTTTCTCGCCTGGAAAATCTTTGAATAGATTCTTGGGAATATGGTACAAGAACACACCAGATGTTGTAGTCTGGGTGGCCAACAGAAACCATCCCATTTCTGCCTCAGAATCACCAGTTTTGATGATTTCTGAAAATGCAAGTCTTGTTATAAGCAGTGGCACAAGCATCATCTGGTCGGCGAATAATGCATCAGGCGTGGCATCATCAAATCCAGTTTTACACCTCCTGGATTCTGGAAACTTGGTTCTTGTAGACGACACGAGCACAACAACAGAAGAGTACCTATGGCAGAGTTTTGATTATCCAACAGACACCTTGATACCAGGAATGGAGATGGTGGATGATAGTGAGGCTGGAGTCGAAAAGTATTTGACGTCATGGACAAGTCCGGATGATCCTTCTCCAGGTGATTTTGTTTTCAAGATCGAAAACCGAGGCTTGGCCTTGGCTGATATGGTGGTTCTTGAGGGGGCACGGAAAAGATACCGGCTTGGACCGTGGAATGGAATGCACTTTTCCGGTTATCAAATATATCCCAATCCCATTTTCAAGATAGCCTTTGTTTTCAAACAACAGAGGTTGGTCTCCTTGGGAGAGCCCTACGAGATCTCATATTTGGTACGAACAACGTTACATACGTCTGGTATGATCCTGCGCCATACGATGAATCTCAGAAAAGACAAGTGGAATCTTGCCACCGTGTTCCCCCTGGATGCATGCGATGAATATGCTGCTTGTGGTCCTAACTGTATCTGTAGATCCGACAGGCCAATCAGATGCGAGTGTTTAAGGGGATTTGCCCCGAAGTTCCAAAGCGATTGGGACCATCAAGATTGGTCGGGTGGATGCACTAGAACTAAACCATTGAATTGCAATGGTGGAGATGGATTTCGACAGGTTAGAGGGGTCAAGTATCCTGATTTGTTGCGGTTTTGGTTAAATACAAGCATGAGCCTTGATGAGTGCAAAGCTGAGTGCTTAAAAAACTGTACTTGCACTGCTTATGCTAATTCCTTCATTACTAATGGAGGCACTGGCTGCTTGATGTGGTTCGGTGAACTCATTGATACCAAACAGCATTCTATAGCAGACAGTAAGCAGAACGTCTATATCCGTGTTCCGGTTTCTGAACTAG CTTTTATCAACGGAGGCGTACTTTTAATGGCAAGACTAAAGAGGCGAG CAGTGAAAGAGAATAATGAAGATCTAGAATTACCTATGATCGAAATGGCAACTATTGTGCAAGCAACAAATAATTTCTCCATGGAAAACATGATTGGAGTTGGAGGCTTCGGTCCTGTTTACAAG GGGAACATGCCATCAGGAGAAGAAATCGCAGTCAAAAGATTGTCCAGATGTTCAAGACAAGGTATTGAAGAGTTTAGAAGTGAAGTTATGATGATTGCAAAACTTCAACATAGAAACCTCATCAGAGTATTGGGATGTGGCATTGAAGAAGAGGAAAGGATGCTAATCTATGAATACCTACAAAACAAAAGCCTcgattattttgtttttg ATCACACTCGAAGAACATTGTTGACATGGCCTAAGCGTTATGATATTATCATGGGAATTGCAAGGGGACTGTTATATCTTCATCACGATTCCAGATTAAAGATTATTCATAGGGATCTCAAAACAAGCAATATTTTACTAGATGGAAATTTAACTCCAAAAATATCAGATTTTGAGTTAGCAAGAATTTTCCAAGAGGATCAGTCGCTTGCTAAAACAAAACGAGTTGTTGGAACATA TGGATACATGGCTCCCGAATATTTGATGGACGGGAAATACTCGGAGAAATCAGACATCTTTAGTCTTGGAGTGGTGTTGTTAGAGATAATCAGCGGGAAAAGGAACAGAGGATATGAGCACTCAGATCACTATCATAACCTCTTGGGCCat GCATGGTTGCTGTGGCAAGAAAACAGGATTGTAGAGTTGATGGATGAATGTTTGTATGATACGTTTGCGGAGTGTGAAGTGAAGAGATGCATGCAAGTGGGGTTATTGTGTGTTCAGAAATTTGCAGAGGATAGGCCAGTCATGTCGTCCGTGGTTTCAATGTTAGGAAGTGATGGAGCAGTTCTGCCCGAACCAAAAGAACCCGGGTTTTTTATGGAAAGAAGTTGCGGCACATCACCATATATTGAGTCAGAGAATGATACAATCACTATTACTGACTTGGAGGCCAGATGA
- the LOC125194462 gene encoding G-type lectin S-receptor-like serine/threonine-protein kinase At4g27290 isoform X4 translates to MAQLIFSAVVASLLYSIAFVSVRADNQRLVSNETLAFGHTLISQNQVFEIGFFSPGKSLNRFLGIWYKNTPDVVVWVANRNHPISASESPVLMISENASLVISSGTSIIWSANNASGVASSNPVLHLLDSGNLVLVDDTSTTTEEYLWQSFDYPTDTLIPGMEMVDDSEAGVEKYLTSWTSPDDPSPGDFVFKIENRGLALADMVVLEGARKRYRLGPWNGMHFSGYQIYPNPIFKIAFVFKQQRLVSLGEPYEISYLVRTTLHTSGMILRHTMNLRKDKWNLATVFPLDACDEYAACGPNCICRSDRPIRCECLRGFAPKFQSDWDHQDWSGGCTRTKPLNCNGGDGFRQVRGVKYPDLLRFWLNTSMSLDECKAECLKNCTCTAYANSFITNGGTGCLMWFGELIDTKQHSIADSKQNVYIRVPVSELAFINGGVLLMARLKRRVKENNEDLELPMIEMATIVQATNNFSMENMIGVGGFGPVYKGNMPSGEEIAVKRLSRCSRQGIEEFRSEVMMIAKLQHRNLIRVLGCGIEEEERMLIYEYLQNKSLDYFVFDHTRRTLLTWPKRYDIIMGIARGLLYLHHDSRLKIIHRDLKTSNILLDGNLTPKISDFELARIFQEDQSLAKTKRVVGTYGYMAPEYLMDGKYSEKSDIFSLGVVLLEIISGKRNRGYEHSDHYHNLLGHAWLLWQENRIVELMDECLYDTFAECEVKRCMQVGLLCVQKFAEDRPVMSSVVSMLGSDGAVLPEPKEPGFFMERSCGTSPYIESENDTITITDLEAR, encoded by the exons ATGGCGCAACTAATTTTCAGTGCAGTTGTCGCCTCACTGCTTTACTCCATTGCCTTTGTGAGTGTAAGAGCTGACAATCAAAGACTTGTTTCAAATGAAACGCTTGCTTTTGGCCACACTTTGATCTCTCAAAACCAAGTCTTTGAAATCGGATTTTTCTCGCCTGGAAAATCTTTGAATAGATTCTTGGGAATATGGTACAAGAACACACCAGATGTTGTAGTCTGGGTGGCCAACAGAAACCATCCCATTTCTGCCTCAGAATCACCAGTTTTGATGATTTCTGAAAATGCAAGTCTTGTTATAAGCAGTGGCACAAGCATCATCTGGTCGGCGAATAATGCATCAGGCGTGGCATCATCAAATCCAGTTTTACACCTCCTGGATTCTGGAAACTTGGTTCTTGTAGACGACACGAGCACAACAACAGAAGAGTACCTATGGCAGAGTTTTGATTATCCAACAGACACCTTGATACCAGGAATGGAGATGGTGGATGATAGTGAGGCTGGAGTCGAAAAGTATTTGACGTCATGGACAAGTCCGGATGATCCTTCTCCAGGTGATTTTGTTTTCAAGATCGAAAACCGAGGCTTGGCCTTGGCTGATATGGTGGTTCTTGAGGGGGCACGGAAAAGATACCGGCTTGGACCGTGGAATGGAATGCACTTTTCCGGTTATCAAATATATCCCAATCCCATTTTCAAGATAGCCTTTGTTTTCAAACAACAGAGGTTGGTCTCCTTGGGAGAGCCCTACGAGATCTCATATTTGGTACGAACAACGTTACATACGTCTGGTATGATCCTGCGCCATACGATGAATCTCAGAAAAGACAAGTGGAATCTTGCCACCGTGTTCCCCCTGGATGCATGCGATGAATATGCTGCTTGTGGTCCTAACTGTATCTGTAGATCCGACAGGCCAATCAGATGCGAGTGTTTAAGGGGATTTGCCCCGAAGTTCCAAAGCGATTGGGACCATCAAGATTGGTCGGGTGGATGCACTAGAACTAAACCATTGAATTGCAATGGTGGAGATGGATTTCGACAGGTTAGAGGGGTCAAGTATCCTGATTTGTTGCGGTTTTGGTTAAATACAAGCATGAGCCTTGATGAGTGCAAAGCTGAGTGCTTAAAAAACTGTACTTGCACTGCTTATGCTAATTCCTTCATTACTAATGGAGGCACTGGCTGCTTGATGTGGTTCGGTGAACTCATTGATACCAAACAGCATTCTATAGCAGACAGTAAGCAGAACGTCTATATCCGTGTTCCGGTTTCTGAACTAG CTTTTATCAACGGAGGCGTACTTTTAATGGCAAGACTAAAGAGGCGAG TGAAAGAGAATAATGAAGATCTAGAATTACCTATGATCGAAATGGCAACTATTGTGCAAGCAACAAATAATTTCTCCATGGAAAACATGATTGGAGTTGGAGGCTTCGGTCCTGTTTACAAG GGGAACATGCCATCAGGAGAAGAAATCGCAGTCAAAAGATTGTCCAGATGTTCAAGACAAGGTATTGAAGAGTTTAGAAGTGAAGTTATGATGATTGCAAAACTTCAACATAGAAACCTCATCAGAGTATTGGGATGTGGCATTGAAGAAGAGGAAAGGATGCTAATCTATGAATACCTACAAAACAAAAGCCTcgattattttgtttttg ATCACACTCGAAGAACATTGTTGACATGGCCTAAGCGTTATGATATTATCATGGGAATTGCAAGGGGACTGTTATATCTTCATCACGATTCCAGATTAAAGATTATTCATAGGGATCTCAAAACAAGCAATATTTTACTAGATGGAAATTTAACTCCAAAAATATCAGATTTTGAGTTAGCAAGAATTTTCCAAGAGGATCAGTCGCTTGCTAAAACAAAACGAGTTGTTGGAACATA TGGATACATGGCTCCCGAATATTTGATGGACGGGAAATACTCGGAGAAATCAGACATCTTTAGTCTTGGAGTGGTGTTGTTAGAGATAATCAGCGGGAAAAGGAACAGAGGATATGAGCACTCAGATCACTATCATAACCTCTTGGGCCat GCATGGTTGCTGTGGCAAGAAAACAGGATTGTAGAGTTGATGGATGAATGTTTGTATGATACGTTTGCGGAGTGTGAAGTGAAGAGATGCATGCAAGTGGGGTTATTGTGTGTTCAGAAATTTGCAGAGGATAGGCCAGTCATGTCGTCCGTGGTTTCAATGTTAGGAAGTGATGGAGCAGTTCTGCCCGAACCAAAAGAACCCGGGTTTTTTATGGAAAGAAGTTGCGGCACATCACCATATATTGAGTCAGAGAATGATACAATCACTATTACTGACTTGGAGGCCAGATGA
- the LOC125194462 gene encoding G-type lectin S-receptor-like serine/threonine-protein kinase At4g27290 isoform X1: MAQLIFSAVVASLLYSIAFVSVRADNQRLVSNETLAFGHTLISQNQVFEIGFFSPGKSLNRFLGIWYKNTPDVVVWVANRNHPISASESPVLMISENASLVISSGTSIIWSANNASGVASSNPVLHLLDSGNLVLVDDTSTTTEEYLWQSFDYPTDTLIPGMEMVDDSEAGVEKYLTSWTSPDDPSPGDFVFKIENRGLALADMVVLEGARKRYRLGPWNGMHFSGYQIYPNPIFKIAFVFKQQRLVSLGEPYEISYLVRTTLHTSGMILRHTMNLRKDKWNLATVFPLDACDEYAACGPNCICRSDRPIRCECLRGFAPKFQSDWDHQDWSGGCTRTKPLNCNGGDGFRQVRGVKYPDLLRFWLNTSMSLDECKAECLKNCTCTAYANSFITNGGTGCLMWFGELIDTKQHSIADSKQNVYIRVPVSELDFNTGLEEEEEKEKKNPMGIILISIVSGVLISAFINGGVLLMARLKRRAVKENNEDLELPMIEMATIVQATNNFSMENMIGVGGFGPVYKGNMPSGEEIAVKRLSRCSRQGIEEFRSEVMMIAKLQHRNLIRVLGCGIEEEERMLIYEYLQNKSLDYFVFDHTRRTLLTWPKRYDIIMGIARGLLYLHHDSRLKIIHRDLKTSNILLDGNLTPKISDFELARIFQEDQSLAKTKRVVGTYGYMAPEYLMDGKYSEKSDIFSLGVVLLEIISGKRNRGYEHSDHYHNLLGHAWLLWQENRIVELMDECLYDTFAECEVKRCMQVGLLCVQKFAEDRPVMSSVVSMLGSDGAVLPEPKEPGFFMERSCGTSPYIESENDTITITDLEAR; the protein is encoded by the exons ATGGCGCAACTAATTTTCAGTGCAGTTGTCGCCTCACTGCTTTACTCCATTGCCTTTGTGAGTGTAAGAGCTGACAATCAAAGACTTGTTTCAAATGAAACGCTTGCTTTTGGCCACACTTTGATCTCTCAAAACCAAGTCTTTGAAATCGGATTTTTCTCGCCTGGAAAATCTTTGAATAGATTCTTGGGAATATGGTACAAGAACACACCAGATGTTGTAGTCTGGGTGGCCAACAGAAACCATCCCATTTCTGCCTCAGAATCACCAGTTTTGATGATTTCTGAAAATGCAAGTCTTGTTATAAGCAGTGGCACAAGCATCATCTGGTCGGCGAATAATGCATCAGGCGTGGCATCATCAAATCCAGTTTTACACCTCCTGGATTCTGGAAACTTGGTTCTTGTAGACGACACGAGCACAACAACAGAAGAGTACCTATGGCAGAGTTTTGATTATCCAACAGACACCTTGATACCAGGAATGGAGATGGTGGATGATAGTGAGGCTGGAGTCGAAAAGTATTTGACGTCATGGACAAGTCCGGATGATCCTTCTCCAGGTGATTTTGTTTTCAAGATCGAAAACCGAGGCTTGGCCTTGGCTGATATGGTGGTTCTTGAGGGGGCACGGAAAAGATACCGGCTTGGACCGTGGAATGGAATGCACTTTTCCGGTTATCAAATATATCCCAATCCCATTTTCAAGATAGCCTTTGTTTTCAAACAACAGAGGTTGGTCTCCTTGGGAGAGCCCTACGAGATCTCATATTTGGTACGAACAACGTTACATACGTCTGGTATGATCCTGCGCCATACGATGAATCTCAGAAAAGACAAGTGGAATCTTGCCACCGTGTTCCCCCTGGATGCATGCGATGAATATGCTGCTTGTGGTCCTAACTGTATCTGTAGATCCGACAGGCCAATCAGATGCGAGTGTTTAAGGGGATTTGCCCCGAAGTTCCAAAGCGATTGGGACCATCAAGATTGGTCGGGTGGATGCACTAGAACTAAACCATTGAATTGCAATGGTGGAGATGGATTTCGACAGGTTAGAGGGGTCAAGTATCCTGATTTGTTGCGGTTTTGGTTAAATACAAGCATGAGCCTTGATGAGTGCAAAGCTGAGTGCTTAAAAAACTGTACTTGCACTGCTTATGCTAATTCCTTCATTACTAATGGAGGCACTGGCTGCTTGATGTGGTTCGGTGAACTCATTGATACCAAACAGCATTCTATAGCAGACAGTAAGCAGAACGTCTATATCCGTGTTCCGGTTTCTGAACTAG ATTTTAACACGGGTttagaggaggaggaggagaaggagaagaaaaatcCTATGGGGATAATACTGATATCGATTGTTTCTGGTGTTCTCATCTCAGCTTTTATCAACGGAGGCGTACTTTTAATGGCAAGACTAAAGAGGCGAG CAGTGAAAGAGAATAATGAAGATCTAGAATTACCTATGATCGAAATGGCAACTATTGTGCAAGCAACAAATAATTTCTCCATGGAAAACATGATTGGAGTTGGAGGCTTCGGTCCTGTTTACAAG GGGAACATGCCATCAGGAGAAGAAATCGCAGTCAAAAGATTGTCCAGATGTTCAAGACAAGGTATTGAAGAGTTTAGAAGTGAAGTTATGATGATTGCAAAACTTCAACATAGAAACCTCATCAGAGTATTGGGATGTGGCATTGAAGAAGAGGAAAGGATGCTAATCTATGAATACCTACAAAACAAAAGCCTcgattattttgtttttg ATCACACTCGAAGAACATTGTTGACATGGCCTAAGCGTTATGATATTATCATGGGAATTGCAAGGGGACTGTTATATCTTCATCACGATTCCAGATTAAAGATTATTCATAGGGATCTCAAAACAAGCAATATTTTACTAGATGGAAATTTAACTCCAAAAATATCAGATTTTGAGTTAGCAAGAATTTTCCAAGAGGATCAGTCGCTTGCTAAAACAAAACGAGTTGTTGGAACATA TGGATACATGGCTCCCGAATATTTGATGGACGGGAAATACTCGGAGAAATCAGACATCTTTAGTCTTGGAGTGGTGTTGTTAGAGATAATCAGCGGGAAAAGGAACAGAGGATATGAGCACTCAGATCACTATCATAACCTCTTGGGCCat GCATGGTTGCTGTGGCAAGAAAACAGGATTGTAGAGTTGATGGATGAATGTTTGTATGATACGTTTGCGGAGTGTGAAGTGAAGAGATGCATGCAAGTGGGGTTATTGTGTGTTCAGAAATTTGCAGAGGATAGGCCAGTCATGTCGTCCGTGGTTTCAATGTTAGGAAGTGATGGAGCAGTTCTGCCCGAACCAAAAGAACCCGGGTTTTTTATGGAAAGAAGTTGCGGCACATCACCATATATTGAGTCAGAGAATGATACAATCACTATTACTGACTTGGAGGCCAGATGA